The sequence CCGAAATGCCAACCCTCGCATTCTTATTGGAGTGGAACATTCAAAACTCAGTTTAACTCTGAAGAAACGGGAAGGACGTACAAATGAGCCTGTAGCAACACGATGCCGTCTAGGATGGACAATACACGGAAGACTAGGAGATGATACTCATAGCAGTTTATTCCATCACAACCATATATGTGACTGTAATACAGACCGCGAACTTCATGGTATGgttgaacgatttttttcaacggaAGCAGTTCCACCAGTGGGACCCGTAATTGAGACTGAAGACGACAAAAGAGCTCGTCGAATTCTCGTTGAAACCACAGTACGTGTTGATGGTGGCTTTGAAACAGGTTTACTATGGAAATACGACCACATAGAATTTCCCAGAAGTTATTCGATGGCCGAGCAACGATTAAAATGTCTGGAACGTCGAATGAAAGCCGATCCAGAATTACATGAAAATCTCGTTCAACAAATTCGTGACTATCAACGCAAGGGCTACGCTCACAAAGCGTCGGAAAAGGAACTTTCTTTAGCAGACCCCAGACGAGTTTGGTATCTCCCCCTTGGTATTGTGATCAACCCAAAGAAACCAAACAAAGTACGGGTAGTTTGGGACGCTGCAGCCAAAGTTAATGGCATCTCGCTGAATACGATGCTTTTAAAGGGTCCCGATCTGCTAACATCACTTCCAGCCGTTCTGAGCCGTTACCGACAGCGACAGATAGCCATCAGTGCTGACATCAAAGAGATGTTTCACCAACTTCGAATTCGAGAGAGCGATAAGCATTCCCAGCGATTTCTATGGCGCGAAAATCCGTTGCAAATTCCTGAGGTGTTCATTATGGACCGAGCCACCTTTGGGTCTAGCTGTTCTCCAAGTTCGTCTCAGTACATCAAGAATTTGAACGCCGAAGAGTACTCTACAGAATTTCCGGAGGCAGCAGAAGCTATAATCAACAACCACTATGTGGACGACTATCTAGATAGTCGTGATACCGAAGATGAAGCGATTCGTATTGCTCGGGAAGTGAAATTTGttcattccaaaggtgggtttgAAATCCGAAACTGGCTTTCAAACTCAGACAACGTCATCGCACAACTCGGAGAAACAACATGTGGTAACATGAAGCGGTTTTTATTTGACAAATCGGTCGACGAATCTGGAGAACGTATTCTCGGCATGATCTGGTTGCCGAACGAAGATGTTTTCACATTTCCAATTTTGTTTAGTGATACTCTGAACGTATTACTATCTAATTCGATCACACCAACCAAACGACAACTTTTAAAAATTGTTATGAGCATCTTCGATCCAATGGGTTTCTTGGCGACGTTTTTAATTCATGGAAAATTGATCATCCAGGAGTTATGGAGAGCTGGCGTAGAGTGGGACCAAGCTATACCTGATCGAAGTTTGCCTTTCTGGAACCGATGGGTGTCCCAATTTTCGCAGTTACCCCGAATTCGTATTCCCCGTTGCTACTTTCCAAATTATCATTCAGAAAGTTACGGAAATCTGCAGATGCACGCCTTTGTAGATGCCAGCGAGGCAGCTTATGCTTCCGCCGTCTACTTCCGTATTGAAGACCGTGGCGCTGTACGGTGCGCTCTTGTTGCAGCAAAATCGAAGGTAGCTCCTTTGAAGCCACAGACGATTCCCCGCCTAGAACTGCAGGCTGCAACTCTTGGATGTCGTTTGGCTGTTACTGTTGAAAACAATCACACTCTACAGATTACTCGTCGTTTTTTCTGGAGTGACTCTACCACTGTTCTATCCTGGATTAGATGTATAGACCCTAGAAGGTATACACCTTTCGTAACCTTCAGAGTTAGTGATATTTTGTCACAATCGAATGTTGCTGATTGGAAATGGGTACCGACAGCGGAAAACGTAGCAGATGAAGCTACAAAATGGGGAAAAGGACCTAACTTAAGCTCAAACAGTCGTTGGTTTGTTGGACCAGAGTTTCTCTACAAACCAGAGACTCAGTGGCCAATACAAGGATCACATGCACCCGACACATCTGAAGAGCTTCGTTCGAGATACGTTTCTCATCACGTGGAGAAAAGGCCGGTTGTTGATATTCGCCGATTTTCCAAATGGGAGCGCCTGTTACGAAGTTTAGCATATGTTCATAGATTTCTGGATAGCTGTCAACGAAAGCGTCGAGGTGAAATGGGCGACAATAGTGATATATTGCTTTCCGAGCAAATTCAGAAAGCTGAAACGAGTCTATGGCGTCTGGCTCAAAATGAGACCtttcttaatgaaattgtcgtgcTCACCAACAATAGTAAACTTCCACCGAAGTTGCAAAAAAGGTTGGATAACACAAGCTCCCTACGGAAGCTGAGTCCATTTTTGGATGAATCAGGGGTGATTCGAATGGAAGGACGTATTGTCGAGGCTCACTATGTTCCATATGAGGTTAAATTTCCGGTAATTCTTCCGAAGGATCATACTGTTACGTTATTACTGCTAGATTGGTACCATCGAAAATACGGTCATGGTTACGGAGAAACAATTGTCAATGAAGTCAAGCAAAGGTTTTACATACCTCGACTTCGCTCAACAGTACGAAGTATTGGTAAAAAATGCTCATGGTGCAAAATTTATCGTGCATCTCCTGGTGTTCCTCGAATGGCTCCGTTGCCAGCAGCGAGACTGGCAGCCTACGTAAAACCATTTACTTATGTGGGACTGGATTATTTTGGACCTATTCTCATTCGGGCTGGTCGGACAAACCAAAAACGATGGGTTGCTCTTTTCACCTGTCTAACTGTTAGGGCAATTCATTTAGAGGTGGCTCACAGTTTGACGACGGAAGCTTGCAAATTAGCAGTTCGACGATTCATCGCACGCAGAGGTTCgccattggaaatctattctgACATGGGAACCAATTTCGTAGGTGcaagtaaggatttacaaaacgaAGTGAAACAAATAGTTACTGGTGTGGCATCTACCTTCACGAATACGAACACTTGTTGGCTATTTAACCCTCCCGTTTCTCCTCATATGGGAGGAGCGTGGGAAAGGATGGTTCGTGCTGTTAAGATGGCGCTTTTTGCTGTTCCAATGGACAGAAAACCCACCGATGAGTCGCTAATCACGTTGCTGGCGGAAGCCGAATTCATTGTAAACTCTCGTCCTTTAACATTCGTACCACTGGAGGCCGCGGAAAAGGAAGCTTTGACGCCAAACCACTTTTTGCTGCTGAGCTCTAATGGAATCTCTGTTCCTTCGATTCTCCCGATTGACgacaaactagctttgcgtaacaATTGGAGCCACGTACAacatatgacggatgtattttGGAAGCGTTGGATACGAGAGTACCTGCCAGTCATAACCCGACGAACGAAGTGGTTCGATGAAACAAGACCGGTCAAGGAGGGTGAGTTGGTGATTGTAGTGGACGACAATGTACGTAATGGATGGCTAAGAGGGCGTGTGGTTAAAGTTTTGTGCGGACCGGATGGACGTGTAAGAATGGCGGATGTGCAGACTTCTACTGGCGTACTTCGTCGACCAGTAGTCAAATTGGCAGTGTTGGACGTGCTTGGAGTTAGTAAGACTAGTGCACACTAGCCTCACGGGTAGGGGTATGTTGACGCAGTCAACACAGCTCTACTGTACGGTAATATGTGGATACCGGCTGCCCATAAGCGCGCCGATCTATAACTCATTATATCTATAGATGATAAGAGATAAGTAGGGGAAGAAGAGTAAAATAAGAAGAATTTATAAAACTCATATCAGATCTGATCTCGTCGAATTCATTAGATCTATCGAAACAGGGAAATATTGTTGAATTGTTGTAGGTGAAATTTAAGAAGAACTAAAACTGTAAGTGAAATTAATTATATACCACAATCACACTGAAATATTAAacgttaaataaaatttgcagcTAAAAAGCGATTCAAAGCTAAATGAGCAGTTCTTTTACTCAACATCAACAGAGCGATTTCCAACAGTTCATTtttaaagaaccgttcagaactAGTAAGTTcaatcaaaagaactagttctttcattCTTTGTATGTTTATGTAAAGACTACACGCGAGAGCTTAGgtgtagtgagcaaaaaaacaaagaaaaaagtcACTCGAATGAGGTTTCGTAATGCCGCATTTTTATTAGCGAAATACAGTTCTTCAACAAAGAACTATTGATCGCTCAtttgaggggctggggtccactaggagattgatagtacctattagctctctccggactgtaccagcctagatgccgtgtggaatccggcggaaaaaaatgaaccaagaatagatccactgggttcctgcttccatgtcgtaaaaggcgacaattgcaggagtttctttttcctttcagttatcagatattttcaatgttttaattctgattactctattttactaaatcatctctttattcaatctatcaatttccgtctagcttcggagaaaagtttcattaggaatgatttcttcttccatgttattgattgtctttcaggattataaaatgaatgataaaaataaaccattgcgcaaatccgtttatattacaaagttaataacagagataacatatatcggtatattgaatacatagtaaaaaacacttgatattaatatttcaaacagtaaattaatatttttctcggtagccggctgcccagatcaactaatataaccaattaataatttcaataaataattaaaataataaagcggaaataataaagaatcaagacgcgcgtgaaatctgttgacctttgtttggtgatttaaaatgattttataataactgtttagaatatttcaatgcaatgaatcaacttttttgtctaaatcctattcgctcgtttattttgtatcacgtagtttcatttataaaaacgtgcttaatccacctagcagtgagatgataccttttttttatcaatccgcatgtgtttttttgcatgactaaaaaacgcgaaaggtagatgcataaacgagtgactgcatactcgacagccggctgtccggagttttgtcaatttcggagattgactgtttcgtgcattatattgccagcacaaagtaacacataaaacgataatactttaaaacattcttggtagccggctacccagagcaataaacacatgataacattattaaaacatttactaacaaagtatcctctcctgtgatgcatgtgggaatgcagaggattcctcggttcttagtagcaacatgcatcgaactaacaatcctttccctcccaagtagatctgcattcggacgtggccggcgtcggtattgatcagcatgcatggttcaatacagtttgcacagtgtgaaacaatgtgttattcccaaacatgttacttcaaaaatcattttgcaatctcaattggtccagatcaataacggagtagcaacacacgggcggtctctaatgctaatgctaatgctaaaagaACTATTGATCGCTCATTTGTaccgttcgcgaacggattgcccatctctagtctgAACAATCGTATTCTAGTGTTTAAATGACTTTTTGCCTTTCGCATatagacccggagggccgattgtcatataccattcgactcagttcggcgagatcacaaaatgtctatgtgtgtatgtatgtatgtgtaccaaagtcttgacattacattccttttgtggaatttggtcttctgttacaacagacttcgcagccgattcttaacgTACAGAATTTTtgaatggctagtactacgattttcaaaaactcaaattca comes from Malaya genurostris strain Urasoe2022 chromosome 3, Malgen_1.1, whole genome shotgun sequence and encodes:
- the LOC131439304 gene encoding uncharacterized protein LOC131439304, which translates into the protein MSLPVQYNCPQCKEPDQADNMVACDKCDAWHHFRCAGVNDSIADRSWRCINCRLRTSSVPSNSSRKSMSQAQAELHLKKLDEERAMQAKHLSEEFALKQAKLAQQEEALKLQMALDQRYMEQRYAVLQATLEENDGKSRSTCSQQSSRSKVNDWMEKQQEQITGAKSETNNFPVDTSSFAAIQISSSKTTSAAAEQKSVPVSSTSTSIFDFATSRLVYTGTIPKRPFASIPDALPVIPSPIVTPRIIPTSTSIGATRSTIISQPVFSTGQGLRGCEMYPVSADNAVWNVLPITCTAATNPSTSQAAPFVPERTYIVPTSCSSGNVKTGVTSLLASNTEGNYSVHQSSGGKTLEKILDQINNRIGEFMIENRSMRVPNTNMFPPRLRPVTSQNSSINPTSRNEFRWSHSTPHVNHNRMHTPHLGQTQMQISSPILPENDRNMHNSAISSSIGVVVPSQQQLAARQVVSKELPVFSGNPLEWPLFVSSYENSTALCGFSDAENMMRLQRSLRGNALEAVRSNLLMPNAVARVLSTLRMLYGRPELVVNALLEKVRSTPPPKAERLETLIAYGLVVQNLCSQLIASGQIAHLGNPCLLQELVEKLPANIKMDWARYKRKVSFPDLTTFEEYMTSVIEEASEVSLFTETDRGKETKRAFIRDKAFVNAHGIDETAKEKNVQNRKVQDQTKGKCCPICQLFGHKVKDCSKFKSLNLLERWKSVEDQQLCRRCLVRHGKWPCHTSNPCGMNGCDACHHELLHPGKTTVVNKSREIIHPAGKLNSATATSGVLGTHRQMADSILFRVIPVTLYGPKSSLKTFAFLDDGSSLTLMDKGIAKELGLSGEASSLCLNWTGDISRTEPNSERLSVEISGANSQTRYSMSNVRTVEGLKLPTQSLMYEDLVQNYPYLRGLPINSYRNANPRILIGVEHSKLSLTLKKREGRTNEPVATRCRLGWTIHGRLGDDTHSSLFHHNHICDCNTDRELHGMVERFFSTEAVPPVGPVIETEDDKRARRILVETTVRVDGGFETGLLWKYDHIEFPRSYSMAEQRLKCLERRMKADPELHENLVQQIRDYQRKGYAHKASEKELSLADPRRVWYLPLGIVINPKKPNKVRVVWDAAAKVNGISLNTMLLKGPDLLTSLPAVLSRYRQRQIAISADIKEMFHQLRIRESDKHSQRFLWRENPLQIPEVFIMDRATFGSSCSPSSSQYIKNLNAEEYSTEFPEAAEAIINNHYVDDYLDSRDTEDEAIRIAREVKFVHSKGGFEIRNWLSNSDNVIAQLGETTCGNMKRFLFDKSVDESGERILGMIWLPNEDVFTFPILFSDTLNVLLSNSITPTKRQLLKIVMSIFDPMGFLATFLIHGKLIIQELWRAGVEWDQAIPDRSLPFWNRWVSQFSQLPRIRIPRCYFPNYHSESYGNLQMHAFVDASEAAYASAVYFRIEDRGAVRCALVAAKSKVAPLKPQTIPRLELQAATLGCRLAVTVENNHTLQITRRFFWSDSTTVLSWIRCIDPRRYTPFVTFRVSDILSQSNVADWKWVPTAENVADEATKWGKGPNLSSNSRWFVGPEFLYKPETQWPIQGSHAPDTSEELRSRYVSHHVEKRPVVDIRRFSKWERLLRSLAYVHRFLDSCQRKRRGEMGDNSDILLSEQIQKAETSLWRLAQNETFLNEIVVLTNNSKLPPKLQKRLDNTSSLRKLSPFLDESGVIRMEGRIVEAHYVPYEVKFPVILPKDHTVTLLLLDWYHRKYGHGYGETIVNEVKQRFYIPRLRSTVRSIGKKCSWCKIYRASPGVPRMAPLPAARLAAYVKPFTYVGLDYFGPILIRAGRTNQKRWVALFTCLTVRAIHLEVAHSLTTEACKLAVRRFIARRGSPLEIYSDMGTNFVGASKDLQNEVKQIVTGVASTFTNTNTCWLFNPPVSPHMGGAWERMVRAVKMALFAVPMDRKPTDESLITLLAEAEFIVNSRPLTFVPLEAAEKEALTPNHFLLLSSNGISVPSILPIDDKLALRNNWSHVQHMTDVFWKRWIREYLPVITRRTKWFDETRPVKEGELVIVVDDNVRNGWLRGRVVKVLCGPDGRVRMADVQTSTGVLRRPVVKLAVLDVLGVSKTSAH